From a single Methanofollis sp. W23 genomic region:
- the moaC gene encoding cyclic pyranopterin monophosphate synthase MoaC, with protein MVEFTHIADDRAHMVDVSAKPDVVRTAIAAGRIYLRPETLEAIRSGTAVKGNVLATARVAATLAVKDTSRIIPMCHPLALGGVEVEFEETGEDAIEARVSVRSYGKTGVEMEALTGVSAALLTVWDMVKSAEKDEDGQYPVTRIEGIRVIKKTKGTV; from the coding sequence ATGGTTGAGTTTACCCATATCGCCGATGACCGCGCCCATATGGTCGACGTCTCGGCCAAGCCCGACGTGGTGCGCACGGCGATCGCCGCCGGCCGGATCTACCTGCGTCCAGAGACCCTGGAGGCGATCCGCTCTGGCACCGCGGTCAAGGGCAATGTCCTGGCCACCGCCAGGGTCGCCGCCACCCTCGCGGTGAAGGACACCTCCAGGATCATCCCGATGTGCCACCCCCTCGCCCTTGGCGGGGTGGAGGTCGAGTTCGAGGAGACCGGGGAGGACGCCATCGAGGCGCGGGTCAGCGTCCGTTCGTACGGCAAGACCGGCGTGGAGATGGAAGCCCTCACCGGTGTCTCGGCCGCCCTGCTCACGGTCTGGGACATGGTCAAGTCTGCAGAGAAGGACGAGGACGGGCAGTACCCGGTCACCAGGATCGAGGGGATCAGGGTGATCAAGAAGACGAAGGGCACGGTCTGA